Proteins encoded in a region of the Pieris brassicae chromosome 3, ilPieBrab1.1, whole genome shotgun sequence genome:
- the LOC123706950 gene encoding uncharacterized protein LOC123706950, with translation MLNVAVAALACLCLARCSPAEQHTLALHIPKDLTSILANIDERLRMLDTISALQVKQARRLDVIQDKLDRVETTLSLRLERAQLAAERLEHRLHMLQTSVQASIKESTDKIERSQTTFVEIAQNLTNQIDSHSHLLEKVSGAYADTWRRSILLESLMRDGMALVNVTRRELADGVRALARRQRDARLNSADLEAAFSRRLNDNTYKIDLKMQEVLNEQRRFVDSCQRVQLDDPTHVADVLDKLIDSLINKTASTFHELQNIQNSVRNHDNKVMKLLSNRPSQMESTCKRLETVFRNSSHAAFNEKELQQLTEKFIGLTNRADAALQRLEKLLTDDPGGSSSASDVTAAADRLLQKLKGIKSETDSEENVEFGEDEQDMAYFEAGSDNIIEEDQEMLSSVDGKSKPKTTTESVSYQLPHRRHLHKHPYDRGPTWRNSDN, from the exons ATGTTAAATGTGGCTGTGGCGGCGCTCGCCTGCCTTTGCCTGGCGCGCTGTTCGCCGGCCGAGCAACACACTCTAGCTTTACACATACCTAAG GATCTAACAAGCATATTAGCGAATATTGACGAGCGATTGAGAATGTTGGACACCATCAGTGCGTTGCAGGTTAAACAAGCGAGACGACTCGACGTCATACAAGACAAACTGG ATCGCGTGGAAACAACTCTATCATTAAGGCTTGAGAGAGCGCAGTTGGCGGCGGAAAGATTAGAGCATAGACTCCACATGCTACAAACCAGTGTACAG GCTTCCATCAAAGAGAGCACCGACAAAATAGAGCGAAGTCAAACAACATTTGTTGAAATTGCTCAAAATCTCACCAATCAAATCGACTCCCACTCGCATCTGCTAGAAAAG gtaAGCGGTGCATACGCCGACACCTGGCGTCGCAGCATACTACTGGAATCTCTAATGAGAGATGGTATGGCCCTCGTGAATGTGACTAGAAGAGAACTTGCTGACGGTGTACGAGCCCTAGCCAGGAGACAAAGAGATGCACGTCTCAACTCTGCAGACTTAGAGGCAGCTTTTTCTAGGCGATTGAATGACAACACTTACAAAATTGACTTAAag atGCAGGAAGTGCTAAACGAGCAGAGGCGATTTGTGGACTCCTGTCAACGAGTGCAACTGGATGATCCGACTCATGTGGCAGATGTTTTAGACAAACTTATagattctttaataaataa AACTGCATCAACATTCCACGAATTGCAAAATATACAGAATAGTGTTCGTAACCACGACAATAAAGTAATGAAGCTTCTCAGCAATCGTCCTTCACAG ATGGAATCGACTTGCAAGAGACTCGAAACCGTATTCCGAAATTCATCACACGCAGCGTTCAATGAAAAGGAGCTCCAACAGCTCACAGAAAAATTCATTGGCTTGACGAACCGTGCCGACGCTGCACTTCAGCGTCTAGAGAAACTGCTCACTGATGACCCGGGTGGGTCTTCATCCGCTAGTGACGTCACGGCAGCTGCCGACAGATTGCTACAGAAACTTAAGGGGATTAA GAGTGAAACAGATTCGGAAGAAAATGTGGAGTTTGGTGAAGATGAACAGGACATGGCTTATTTCGAAGCAGGCAGTGATAACATAATAGAAGAAGATCAGGAAATGCTGAGCAGTGTAGATGGGAAGTCTAAACCGAAGACTACTACAGAAAGTGTTTCCTACCAATTACCACATCGAAGGCATCTTCATAAACATCCGTATGACCGCGGCCCTACTTGGAGAAATTCTGACAATTAA
- the LOC123707526 gene encoding GTP-binding protein Rheb homolog, translating to MPSKQRKIAMMGYRSVGKSSLIIQFVEGQFVDSYDPTIENTFTKFIRLNSTEYEVKLVDTAGQDEYSIFPLQYSMDFHGYVLVYSITSSKSFQIVQIIYDKLLDMVGKIHVPIVLVGNKTDLHLERKISTEEGKRLAEKWNAAFVETSAKRNESVTDMFHAMLSEIERSDGHIPEKSGCVIC from the exons ATGCCTTCGAAGCAAAGAAAAATTGCTATGATGGGCTACAGATCCGTCG GCAAATCCTCTCTGATTATACAATTTGTGGAAGGACAATTCGTTGATTCCTATGATCCCACCATTGAGaata CATTCACAAAATTCATTCGACTTAACTCCACTGAATATGAAGTTAAACTGGTAGACACAGCTGGTCAAGAtgaatatagtatatttcCCCTGCAGTACAGCATGGATTTTCATGGATATGTTCTGGTGTACTCAATAACTTCAAGTAAAAGTTTTCAAATTGTACAGATAATCTACGACAAACTCTTAGATATGGTTGGAAAAATTCA tgtCCCTATTGTCCTAGTTGGAAATAAAACAGATCTACATTTGGAAAGAAAAATTAGTACAGAAGAAGGAAAACGCTTAGCTGAAAAATGGAATGCTGCATTTGTTGAAACAAGTGCAAAAAGAAATGAG tcTGTGACGGATATGTTTCATGCAATGCTCTCAGAAATAGAGAGATCAGATGGTCACATACCAGAAAAGAGTGGCTGTGTTATTTGTTAA
- the LOC123707604 gene encoding vacuolar protein sorting-associated protein VTA1 homolog, with translation MSLNIPECPPSLKSIQYYLKTASEHDSRDPVIAYWCRLHSLQVGLKLTTKKTPEETKILMTIMDWLEEAKKINKDNDAISNEVVAQAHLENYALKLFLFADKQDREQNYGKNVVKSFFLAGMIYDVLTTFGELTDEAAQNMKYAKWRAAHIHSCLKNGEMPEAASQPSEDSNQNQNEAGSSDGGQATTQGPAVPTSFPQEFGFTDSTLSQPVIPTTYSNSLPDPNAALRAASQLPPVPYTPDPNPGGFVPYDPSEQPQPSPSTASYGDNSMLVAQLSPDQIAKAQKYCKWASSALNYEDVKTAISSLRNALELLQTGHDPA, from the exons ATGTCTTTAAATATACCGGAATGTCCACCCAGTTTGAAAAGTATacaatattatcttaaaaCAGCATCTGAGCATGATTCCCGAGACCCTGTTATTGCCTATTGGTGTCGTCTGCATTCATTACAAGTCGGACTTAAACtgacaacaaaaaaaacaccaGAAGAAACCAAGATTTTAATGA CTATCATGGACTGGTTGGAAGAAGCTAAAAAGATTAACAAGGATAATGATGCAATATCTAATGAGGTTGTGGCTCAAGCACATTTGGAGAATTATGCTCTTAAGTTATTTCTTTTTGCAGACAAGCAAGACAGAGAGCAAAATTATGGAaa GAATGTGgtaaaatcttttttcttgGCGGGAATGATTTATGATGTCCTTACCACTTTTGGTGAATTGACTGATGAAGCAGCCCAAAACATGAAATATGCTAAGTGGAGAGCAGCTCATATTCACAGCTGCTTAAAGAATGGAGAGATGCCAGAAGCTG CATCACAACCATCTGAGGACAGTAACCAAAACCAAAATGAAGCAGGATCAAGTGATGGTGGACAAGCAACAACTCAAGGACCCGCAGTCCCTACCAGCTTTCCACAAGAGTTTGGATTTACTGATAGCACTCTGTCCCAACCTGTTATACCTACCACCTACAGCAATTCGTTACCAGATCCAAATGCCGCATTAAGAGCAGCATCACAACTTCCCCCAGTACCTTATACGCCTGACCCTAACCCTGGGGGTTTTGTACCATATGATCCCTCAGAACAACCACAACCATCTCCATCTACAGCATCTTATGGAGATAATTCAATGCTAGTTGCTCAGCTTAGTCCCGATCAAATTGCTAAGGCACAGAAATATTGCAAATGGGCTAGCAGTGCATTGAATTACGAGGATGTTAAAACTGCAATTTCAAGTTTGAGAAATGCTCTAGAGCTCCTTCAGACAGGACATGATCCGGCATAa
- the LOC123707421 gene encoding novel acetylcholine receptor chaperone — translation MGSIVLKSLSILLGLFFIFMGITKISPFISKELHKELRKEYVRYAKVFPLSEMLDFKVPSKWYRRTIGGCEILFGIILALIPHQRIKNAANIGLILLMVLATYSHVAISDPFDRSAPTIVFFFMLCGRLVVWYQTHRREMLEKLSAAQNGNGLKRD, via the exons atgggGTCGATTGtgttaaaaagtttatctatTCTTCTGGGATTGTTCTTCATATTTATGGGTATTACGAAGATTTCTCCATTTATTTCAAAGGAATTGCACAAGGAATTG CGAAAGGAGTACGTTAGATATGCGAAAGTGTTTCCGTTGAGCGAGATGCTGGATTTTAAAGTTCCGTCCAAATGGTACCGACGGACCATCGGGGGATGTGAAATACTTTTTGGAATAATTCTCGCTCTTATACCACATC AGAGGATAAAAAACGCCGCAAACATTGGTCTAATCCTACTGATGGTGCTGGCGACGTACTCGCACGTGGCAATCAGCGATCCCTTCGACCGATCCGCACCCACCATCGTCTTCTTCTTCATGCTTTGTGGGAGACTGGTTGTTTG GTATCAAACCCATCGTCGAGAAATGCTGGAGAAGTTATCCGCGGCACAAAACGGCAACGGTCTTAAGAGagattga
- the LOC123707017 gene encoding high mobility group protein HMGI-C, with translation MSDDGSTAVEKKGRGRPKANGTQAEAKGDLKKRGRPAAPAKVKESKNSSDEEQAPVAKRGRGRPKGSKKKAAAPKAKSSSGEGRARGRPRKDAAPPKKDTASSEEEQDDEEEEEGSDE, from the exons ATGTCTGACGATGGATCAACTGCAGTTGAGAAGAAGGGAAGAGGTCGGCCTAAAGCAAATGGAACACAAGCT GAAGCAAAAGGAGATTTAAAGAAAAGAGGAAGACCAGCTGCTCCTGCAAAAGTAAAAGAGTCTAAAAATTCTTCAGATGAAGAACAGGCACCAGTAGCCAAAAGAGGTCGAGGAAGACCTAAAGGATCTAAAAAAAAGGCAGCTGCACCTAAAGCTAAG TCTTCATCAGGAGAAGGAAGAGCGAGAGGGCGACCACGTAAAGATGCAGCTCCACCTAAGAAAGATACTGCATCATCTGAAGAGGAACAGGATGATGAAGAAGAAGAGGAAGGCTCAGACGAGTAA